In a genomic window of Paramicrobacterium chengjingii:
- a CDS encoding sugar kinase — MTSEAAPRLITIGETMVLVTPASAERLATATDFRLDAGGAESNLASHLSHLGVHAAWVSAVGDDALGKRLRTTISARGVDTRWVTSDAEAPTGVYFKDPGNGVLYYRRGSAASRMSPDTVRSIPLESSEIVHLTGITAALSSSCAALLETVYERVASSDATLSFDVNHRAALWPIDIASATLRSLASRADIVFVGLDEAQTLWGTETADDVRAILPEPERLIVKDGEIGATEFHRTAETDERVFVATTPADVVEAVGAGDAFAAGYLAAALRGEAASDRLAAGHTRARLVLQSTSDYISETTEQKG, encoded by the coding sequence ATGACTTCTGAGGCCGCTCCCCGCCTGATCACCATCGGCGAGACAATGGTTCTCGTCACTCCGGCATCAGCCGAACGGTTGGCTACCGCCACCGATTTTCGACTCGACGCGGGCGGCGCCGAGTCGAACCTCGCTTCGCACCTCTCCCACCTTGGCGTGCATGCCGCATGGGTGAGCGCCGTCGGCGACGATGCCCTCGGCAAGCGTCTCCGCACCACCATCAGCGCCCGCGGCGTCGATACTCGGTGGGTGACATCGGATGCCGAGGCACCGACGGGCGTGTATTTCAAAGACCCGGGAAACGGCGTTCTCTACTATCGCCGTGGCTCTGCAGCATCCCGAATGAGCCCCGACACTGTGCGAAGCATTCCCCTCGAGTCGTCCGAAATCGTTCATCTCACGGGAATCACCGCCGCGCTGTCGTCGAGCTGCGCCGCGCTTCTTGAGACGGTGTACGAGCGCGTAGCGTCGAGCGACGCGACGCTGAGCTTCGACGTGAATCACCGCGCTGCGCTGTGGCCGATCGACATCGCCTCCGCCACACTGCGCTCCCTCGCCAGCCGCGCCGACATCGTTTTCGTCGGGCTCGACGAGGCGCAGACGCTCTGGGGAACCGAAACGGCAGACGATGTTCGAGCAATTCTGCCCGAACCCGAGCGACTCATCGTCAAAGACGGCGAAATCGGTGCCACCGAGTTTCACCGCACAGCCGAAACAGACGAGCGTGTCTTCGTCGCGACGACCCCGGCCGACGTCGTCGAAGCGGTGGGCGCCGGCGACGCGTTTGCCGCTGGCTATCTCGCGGCAGCGCTGCGTGGCGAAGCGGCATCCGATCGGCTGGCCGCAGGCCACACGCGAGCACGCCTCGTGCTGCAATCGACGAGCGACTACATCTCAGAGACGACCGAACAGAAGGGCTGA
- a CDS encoding rhodanese-like domain-containing protein, with protein MTDAAEGSAADSIRARLAHVEARLAYEIDVVAARAAQERGAVLVDTRKQASWDHGHVTGALHLPTSDLDRDLGGMSADRTLIVYGWGPGCNGETYTAKVLLERGYDVREMIGGYEYWGRNGFPIEGVGADGEIVDLTRPADPLVTAE; from the coding sequence ATGACGGATGCCGCAGAAGGCAGCGCTGCTGACAGCATCCGTGCCCGCCTTGCTCATGTGGAAGCACGGCTCGCATACGAGATCGATGTCGTGGCAGCGCGTGCAGCGCAGGAACGTGGTGCTGTGTTGGTCGACACACGCAAGCAGGCTTCATGGGATCACGGCCACGTGACCGGGGCTCTTCATCTGCCGACGAGCGACCTCGATCGGGATCTTGGTGGCATGTCGGCCGATCGCACGCTCATCGTTTATGGGTGGGGCCCGGGTTGCAACGGCGAGACGTACACGGCGAAGGTTCTTCTCGAACGTGGATACGACGTGCGCGAGATGATCGGCGGCTACGAATACTGGGGGCGCAACGGGTTCCCCATCGAAGGTGTCGGGGCTGACGGCGAGATCGTCGACCTCACCCGCCCGGCCGATCCGCTCGTCACCGCCGAGTAG
- a CDS encoding DarT ssDNA thymidine ADP-ribosyltransferase family protein, translating to MSDECRHGFEPELCAVCNPPKVPEKIVATRVTTATRTTQSNSVNRGSKKQGKPVRVDQQRLYHVTHTRNLPAILAGGSILCDDLLHDADRTEGAEVALSSEENRAARRRIMIDDAAVSAYVPFFLSPDASVWGSIRSREPNVRLASDIVRTSPTDYVMLVATVASIRAADGDIVIADGDAAAGLTRFASEPDQADRMLARVALDDSGELKLVAEALVRGEVPVSALSIIGVASIKQRERVKQQLADAGLHTKVAAHQPWFVAQ from the coding sequence TTGAGCGACGAATGTAGGCACGGCTTCGAACCCGAGCTGTGTGCGGTCTGCAATCCACCGAAGGTCCCCGAGAAGATCGTCGCGACGAGAGTCACGACAGCAACCCGAACGACACAGTCGAATTCGGTGAATCGCGGCTCAAAGAAGCAGGGCAAGCCGGTGCGCGTCGATCAGCAACGTCTGTATCACGTCACGCACACGCGCAACCTGCCTGCGATTCTCGCTGGGGGAAGCATCCTTTGCGACGATCTGCTGCATGACGCAGATCGAACCGAGGGGGCAGAGGTCGCGCTCTCCAGTGAAGAGAACCGTGCCGCTCGTCGGCGCATCATGATCGACGATGCTGCCGTGTCGGCGTATGTGCCCTTCTTTCTCTCGCCCGACGCCTCGGTGTGGGGCAGCATCCGTTCCCGTGAACCCAACGTTCGTCTCGCTTCCGACATTGTGCGCACCTCACCCACCGACTATGTGATGCTCGTGGCGACGGTGGCGAGCATTCGTGCCGCAGACGGCGACATAGTGATCGCCGACGGAGACGCTGCAGCAGGGCTCACCCGTTTTGCGAGCGAACCAGATCAAGCAGATCGGATGCTCGCGCGCGTCGCCCTTGACGACAGCGGCGAGCTGAAGCTGGTTGCCGAAGCTCTCGTGCGCGGAGAGGTGCCGGTGTCGGCACTGAGCATCATCGGTGTGGCGAGTATCAAGCAGCGTGAGCGTGTGAAGCAGCAGCTCGCCGACGCCGGGCTGCACACGAAGGTAGCCGCGCACCAGCCGTGGTTTGTCGCGCAGTAG
- a CDS encoding TMEM175 family protein, whose protein sequence is MATKQGPERLAAFTDAIVAIAITLLILPLVDAASDDINSGSTFAEFFGEHWGQLGSFLISFAVIARLWVGHHRIFEHLRTYSPRILTLTILWSLTVVIMPLPTAMTANFAVEPAVIGFYIATMGMSSLMLTLLVVVIRGSENENPDDRLPLSVLASSAGTTVLFFIAGIVGVLFPVVNYYALFILVLSWPVSAIFGRVLRLRAPEAESRVPRHGA, encoded by the coding sequence ATGGCGACGAAACAGGGCCCAGAAAGGCTGGCGGCGTTCACAGACGCGATCGTGGCCATCGCGATCACCCTCCTCATTCTTCCGCTCGTCGACGCGGCTTCAGACGACATCAACTCGGGGTCGACGTTTGCCGAGTTCTTCGGCGAACATTGGGGGCAGCTCGGAAGTTTTCTCATCAGCTTCGCCGTGATCGCACGGCTCTGGGTTGGTCATCACCGCATCTTTGAGCATCTGCGCACGTATTCACCGCGCATCCTGACTCTCACCATCCTGTGGTCCTTGACCGTGGTCATTATGCCGCTTCCCACGGCCATGACCGCGAACTTTGCCGTCGAACCTGCGGTGATCGGCTTTTACATCGCGACGATGGGCATGAGCAGCCTCATGTTGACGTTGCTCGTCGTCGTGATCCGGGGTTCTGAGAACGAGAACCCAGACGACCGGCTGCCGTTGTCCGTGCTTGCCAGCAGCGCAGGAACGACGGTTTTGTTCTTCATCGCGGGAATCGTCGGTGTACTTTTCCCTGTGGTGAACTACTACGCACTGTTCATTCTCGTACTGAGTTGGCCGGTCAGCGCCATCTTCGGACGTGTCCTGCGCCTTCGTGCTCCAGAAGCCGAGTCGCGTGTACCCCGGCATGGGGCGTAA
- a CDS encoding alanine racemase: MTTSLLLDDLGSERLSARDKGIPARAFGLTVREFLDSEPRLSEFWTPIIALDDQAMQGNLDVMREWTVTRGLELMPHGKTTMAPALWQRQLDAGCTGITLATMAQVRTARTFGLSSIMLANSVVDERSLRYLAAELADPAFRFVCWVDSAATIDAMEQALAGVTLDRPIDVCIELGQVGGRTGARTVDEAIAVARRAAASGVVRLAGVGGYEGSLGHDRSAHSVDAVRRYLERQVELHRALGDLYDDGDIYVTAGGSAYFDIVADVYAGAMTDDARTHWTLRSGAYITHDDGFYRGISPLDEAGDNVANPLRSAMRGIARVVSHPERGLALIDAGKRDFPFDEGLPIPRGVAADIGQTWRALVGAEISAMNDQHSYLTLTDQDVAIGDVVSLGLSHPCTAFDKWHYLPVVESAESDRVIDLVRTFF, from the coding sequence ATGACGACATCGCTTCTTCTCGACGACCTGGGCAGCGAGCGGCTCTCCGCCCGAGACAAGGGCATTCCCGCGCGGGCGTTCGGCCTCACTGTTCGCGAGTTTCTTGACAGTGAACCGCGGCTCAGTGAGTTCTGGACTCCGATCATCGCACTCGACGATCAGGCGATGCAGGGCAACCTCGATGTGATGCGCGAGTGGACGGTCACGCGCGGGCTCGAGCTGATGCCGCACGGAAAGACGACGATGGCGCCCGCACTCTGGCAGCGGCAGCTCGATGCCGGATGCACGGGCATCACGCTCGCCACAATGGCGCAAGTGCGCACGGCGCGCACCTTCGGGTTGAGCTCAATCATGTTAGCCAATTCAGTCGTTGACGAGCGCTCGCTGCGCTATCTCGCCGCAGAGCTTGCCGACCCGGCGTTTCGCTTTGTCTGCTGGGTTGACTCGGCCGCGACGATCGACGCGATGGAACAGGCGCTCGCGGGTGTCACCCTCGACCGCCCGATCGATGTGTGCATTGAGCTCGGCCAAGTCGGCGGCCGCACAGGAGCGCGCACGGTCGACGAGGCGATTGCTGTGGCGCGGCGTGCCGCGGCATCCGGTGTCGTCCGGCTTGCCGGAGTTGGCGGATACGAGGGAAGCCTCGGCCATGACCGCTCAGCGCATTCTGTCGACGCCGTGCGCCGCTACCTTGAGCGCCAGGTTGAGCTGCATCGAGCACTCGGCGACCTTTACGACGATGGTGACATCTACGTGACGGCGGGAGGCAGCGCCTACTTCGACATCGTCGCCGACGTCTACGCGGGTGCAATGACCGACGACGCGCGCACGCACTGGACTTTGAGATCTGGCGCGTACATCACCCACGACGACGGCTTCTACCGCGGCATCTCGCCGCTCGATGAAGCGGGCGACAACGTTGCGAACCCGCTTCGCTCCGCAATGCGAGGCATCGCTCGCGTTGTCTCACACCCCGAACGGGGCCTCGCGTTGATCGATGCGGGCAAGCGCGACTTTCCGTTTGATGAGGGCCTGCCGATTCCGCGCGGAGTCGCCGCCGACATTGGGCAGACGTGGCGTGCACTCGTCGGTGCAGAGATCTCGGCAATGAATGACCAGCACAGCTACCTGACGCTGACCGATCAGGATGTCGCGATCGGCGACGTCGTCTCACTCGGCCTCTCGCACCCATGCACCGCGTTCGACAAATGGCACTACCTCCCCGTTGTCGAATCGGCGGAGTCCGACCGCGTCATCGACCTCGTTCGCACGTTCTTCTAG
- a CDS encoding alcohol acetyltransferase — MSRGDWTRRNWVRLDNASNIFLAARSDSDPKVFRISAEMDHDVDPVLLQKALDATYDRYPLYHAVLRRGVFWYYLQDSDLRPRVTGDRQHTCSPIYQADRRNLLFRVMHHRQRVILEIFHALSDGTGALWFLTDLVTSYGALRYPEQPTSPDPSGAGPVAPDDLAQRDAHTPADESAEPTHGLVADSFAHYFRRRRRHEAPASESDFRNSRARPALGVPRRVGRFFHLPEKKVYRVRGTRTPDNRTRAVELTMPAHDVLNLARAEEVPLTMFLTALFFESIRLSAGDLGKARTLSASAPVNLRQFFPSTSPRNFFATVRVHHTYGESADDVGTICKQLDAQFGPKVSPEALEKTLRQFIRLEGLLVLRVIPRPLKDVILRLINWGNNRGLSIAVSNLGRVSLPESVDAHVGRMLFHVSAARPQICVMSHAGMLTISFTSPFVETDHIKEFARLLTDRGVAVTVAAARVTEEELAEAAL, encoded by the coding sequence GTGAGCCGCGGGGACTGGACGCGACGCAACTGGGTGCGGCTCGACAACGCGTCAAACATCTTTCTTGCCGCGCGGAGCGACTCCGATCCCAAGGTGTTCCGTATCAGCGCCGAGATGGATCATGACGTGGATCCGGTGCTGTTGCAGAAGGCTCTGGATGCGACGTACGACCGTTACCCCCTCTACCATGCCGTGCTGCGTCGAGGCGTGTTCTGGTACTACCTTCAAGACAGCGACCTGCGCCCGCGCGTCACTGGCGATCGGCAGCACACCTGTTCTCCCATCTACCAGGCGGACCGGCGCAACCTGCTCTTCCGAGTGATGCATCATCGCCAGCGCGTCATCCTCGAGATCTTCCACGCCCTGTCCGACGGCACCGGCGCCTTATGGTTTCTCACTGACCTCGTGACAAGCTACGGCGCATTACGTTACCCAGAACAGCCGACATCGCCAGACCCGTCCGGTGCCGGGCCCGTCGCTCCTGACGACCTCGCACAGCGCGACGCACACACGCCGGCCGATGAGAGCGCAGAGCCGACACACGGTCTTGTCGCCGACAGCTTCGCGCATTATTTTCGCCGCCGGCGTCGCCACGAAGCACCAGCGTCGGAGTCGGACTTCAGGAACAGCCGGGCCCGGCCGGCGCTGGGGGTGCCTCGACGTGTCGGCAGGTTCTTCCATCTGCCGGAGAAGAAGGTGTACCGCGTCAGAGGAACCCGCACCCCGGACAACCGGACGCGTGCCGTCGAACTCACGATGCCCGCGCACGACGTGCTGAACCTCGCGCGCGCTGAAGAAGTCCCACTGACGATGTTTTTGACGGCGTTGTTCTTCGAATCCATTCGTTTGTCGGCGGGCGACCTGGGCAAAGCCCGCACCCTGTCGGCATCGGCGCCCGTCAACCTGCGCCAATTCTTCCCCTCGACATCGCCTCGCAACTTTTTCGCAACGGTGCGGGTGCACCACACCTACGGCGAGAGCGCCGACGATGTGGGGACAATCTGCAAACAGCTCGATGCTCAGTTCGGCCCGAAGGTCAGTCCCGAGGCGTTGGAGAAGACGCTGCGCCAGTTCATTCGGCTTGAGGGTCTGCTTGTCTTGAGGGTCATACCGAGGCCGCTCAAAGATGTGATTCTGAGGCTGATCAATTGGGGCAACAACCGCGGTCTCAGCATCGCAGTCTCAAACCTGGGCCGCGTGAGTCTTCCCGAATCCGTCGATGCACACGTGGGACGCATGTTGTTTCACGTATCAGCGGCGCGACCGCAGATCTGCGTCATGAGTCATGCCGGAATGCTCACGATCAGTTTCACGTCTCCGTTCGTCGAGACCGATCACATCAAGGAGTTCGCGCGGCTTCTCACCGACCGTGGGGTCGCCGTCACTGTCGCCGCCGCGCGGGTCACCGAAGAGGAACTCGCGGAGGCCGCATTGTGA
- a CDS encoding DUF6320 domain-containing protein — protein sequence MRHCDACAVDIEGAWGRCPLCGTPVTGEATASPLPSVPLTFSRRRVVRVLFFTSLAVILASFAAQLLFSHELTGLGMIRSVWLGLSAMWLVVLMAVRKRRNLAKSTVYLVVIVGLICVYWDYLSGWPGWSLTYAVPILCASSIVALLITVRLMRIETGEHVVYSVLTVLLGLAPIGFLAFGWVTNALPSIICGGLSLIVLVLLQLVGGRTVRHELGKRLHV from the coding sequence GTGAGGCATTGCGACGCATGCGCGGTTGACATCGAGGGGGCTTGGGGTCGGTGCCCACTGTGCGGAACTCCGGTCACGGGCGAGGCAACGGCGAGTCCGCTGCCGTCAGTGCCGTTGACGTTCTCGCGGCGTCGCGTGGTGAGGGTGCTCTTCTTCACCTCTCTCGCCGTCATCCTCGCGTCGTTCGCTGCCCAACTGCTGTTTAGTCATGAGCTCACCGGCCTGGGCATGATCCGCTCCGTCTGGCTGGGGCTGAGTGCCATGTGGCTTGTCGTGCTGATGGCTGTGCGCAAACGTCGCAATCTCGCGAAAAGCACCGTCTACCTTGTCGTGATCGTCGGCCTCATCTGCGTCTACTGGGACTACCTCTCGGGGTGGCCCGGCTGGTCATTGACGTATGCGGTGCCGATCCTCTGCGCGTCGTCCATTGTCGCCCTGCTGATCACCGTCCGACTCATGCGCATCGAGACGGGCGAGCACGTCGTCTACAGCGTATTGACGGTGCTGCTGGGACTCGCGCCCATCGGCTTTCTGGCGTTCGGCTGGGTGACGAACGCGTTGCCGTCGATCATCTGCGGCGGGCTCAGTCTGATCGTGCTTGTGCTGCTGCAGCTTGTCGGAGGGCGTACCGTCCGCCATGAGCTCGGTAAGCGACTGCACGTATAA
- a CDS encoding bifunctional 4-hydroxy-2-oxoglutarate aldolase/2-dehydro-3-deoxy-phosphogluconate aldolase, which yields MADNTEFNSIFADAPLMAIMRGMGVERSLKVAAAAWDLGIDVVELPIQTADDIDALRAVSEAGRARGKRVGAGTVVTVEHVAQAAAAGAEFTVSPGFDPEVVRASTDAGLPALPGVATPSEVQLAMKEGLTWLKAFPASLLGTSWFGAMRGPFPRAKFVATGGMDAGNAGDFLTAGVRVVAVGSALEDETQLPKLAELLKR from the coding sequence ATGGCCGACAACACAGAATTCAATTCAATTTTCGCCGATGCCCCGCTCATGGCGATCATGCGGGGCATGGGCGTGGAGCGCAGTCTTAAAGTTGCTGCCGCCGCCTGGGACCTCGGCATCGACGTGGTCGAACTCCCGATTCAGACCGCAGACGACATCGACGCACTGCGAGCGGTCTCTGAAGCCGGTCGCGCCCGAGGCAAGCGCGTGGGCGCCGGAACCGTGGTCACCGTCGAGCACGTGGCTCAGGCCGCCGCCGCCGGTGCTGAATTCACGGTGAGCCCCGGCTTCGACCCGGAGGTTGTGCGTGCCTCGACGGACGCGGGCCTTCCGGCTCTCCCCGGCGTCGCAACGCCAAGCGAGGTTCAGCTCGCCATGAAAGAAGGGCTCACGTGGCTCAAGGCGTTTCCCGCCTCCCTGCTCGGCACATCGTGGTTCGGCGCCATGCGCGGACCGTTCCCCCGAGCGAAGTTCGTGGCGACAGGAGGAATGGATGCCGGAAACGCCGGTGACTTCCTCACCGCGGGAGTTCGTGTTGTCGCCGTCGGCTCGGCGCTCGAAGACGAGACACAGCTGCCGAAGCTCGCTGAGCTGCTGAAGCGCTGA
- a CDS encoding alpha/beta hydrolase, which translates to MNRLTRAFLGLFAAPRINMREDYGKVRRFQRRLAVMSMPWRRTPYRQTVADAGGRSVSVRVFQPKERRRDDVLLFFHGGGWVTGDIETYTPACATIADLTGCAVASVNYRLAPEHPFPEGLDDCFGIVEQLLENPQRAGIADAANIVLVGDSAGGNLAAALSLKLRQQGHRGAGRQILLYPVTHWDHALATSPFASVREHGEDLRLTSAEVQDYFDMYVPDPERRKDPLVAPLESTDLSGQPTTLVVTAELDLLRDEGEAYGRALARAGNIVRIHRVRGALHGFIQLPRFSRPVREAYAVINAFLDDHLASDENDADAESPGQEAAT; encoded by the coding sequence ATGAACCGGCTGACGCGGGCTTTCCTCGGGCTGTTCGCCGCCCCGCGGATCAACATGCGCGAGGACTACGGCAAGGTCCGGCGCTTCCAACGTCGACTCGCCGTCATGTCGATGCCGTGGCGCCGTACGCCATATAGGCAGACCGTCGCCGATGCCGGGGGACGCTCGGTCTCTGTTCGCGTCTTTCAGCCGAAGGAGCGGCGGCGTGACGATGTTCTTCTTTTCTTCCACGGCGGTGGTTGGGTCACAGGCGACATTGAGACGTACACGCCGGCGTGTGCCACGATAGCCGACCTCACAGGCTGCGCCGTGGCCTCGGTCAACTACCGGCTCGCGCCGGAGCATCCCTTCCCCGAAGGTCTCGACGATTGCTTCGGGATCGTCGAGCAGCTGCTGGAGAACCCTCAGCGCGCGGGCATCGCCGATGCGGCGAACATCGTGCTGGTGGGAGACTCTGCCGGGGGCAATCTCGCCGCCGCTCTCTCCCTCAAACTCCGCCAACAAGGTCACCGAGGCGCTGGACGGCAGATCCTGCTCTATCCCGTCACGCACTGGGACCACGCTCTGGCAACATCTCCGTTCGCCTCGGTGCGTGAGCACGGTGAAGATCTCAGACTCACCAGCGCCGAAGTGCAGGATTATTTCGATATGTACGTGCCTGACCCAGAACGGCGCAAAGATCCGCTCGTAGCTCCTCTGGAGTCGACGGATCTTTCTGGGCAGCCGACGACTCTCGTGGTGACGGCGGAGCTTGACCTTCTGCGCGATGAAGGTGAAGCGTACGGTCGCGCACTCGCCCGGGCAGGAAACATCGTGCGGATTCACCGCGTGCGCGGGGCATTGCACGGGTTTATCCAGTTGCCACGGTTCTCACGGCCGGTGCGGGAGGCCTACGCGGTGATCAACGCGTTTCTCGACGATCACCTCGCGTCCGACGAGAATGATGCCGATGCCGAGAGCCCCGGCCAGGAGGCGGCTACGTGA
- a CDS encoding N-acyl-D-amino-acid deacylase family protein yields MRTILQGGTVVDRDGARVADVSLDGKTIVAVGAVIPSEADHVIDCSGRYVLPGFVDAHSHADGLLTDDGVQRALLKQGVTTIVAGQDGVSFAPGDGAYSSEYFAAINGPHPSYAGGGVAEYLGAVDGASRLNAAYAIPAGTVRWEICGRSTATASDAERDAMAALVERGMRDGAVGLSTGLDYVPGIFADADEIAALTMPVAEAGGVYISHMRGGYEANSSEGIDEITAIAAATGARVHVSHFHAEAHVVLAQLDVLEAAGVDATFDAYPYTRGCTLLAMPLLPPELSAQPVDDVVRVIGDPAERARLRRDWFPEVDSKPSLGPEWPSMITLAHVAAPEYAWTHGMTVQDAAAAAGVDAIDLALDVLTASRLQANAVMAVRYDRPVSELAQIFAHPGHMGGSDGIFIGAHPHPRARGTFARYLRECVRETQTWTWPEAVSHLSAVPAERFALGRRGRIAPSWIADLIVVDPDVVGDSATYEHPLGEAVGIDDVIVAGVPVLAGGELQQLLPGRGIRRSEVR; encoded by the coding sequence ATGCGAACCATCCTGCAGGGCGGAACCGTCGTTGATCGCGACGGGGCGCGCGTCGCTGACGTCTCCCTCGACGGCAAGACGATCGTCGCCGTCGGCGCTGTCATCCCGAGCGAAGCCGACCACGTGATCGACTGCTCCGGGCGGTACGTGCTGCCGGGATTCGTCGACGCGCACTCGCACGCAGATGGGCTTCTCACAGACGACGGTGTGCAGCGGGCGCTGCTCAAACAGGGCGTGACGACCATTGTCGCCGGTCAGGATGGCGTGTCGTTCGCCCCGGGCGACGGCGCCTATTCGAGCGAGTACTTCGCGGCCATTAACGGACCGCATCCAAGCTACGCGGGTGGCGGCGTCGCCGAGTACCTGGGCGCGGTCGACGGGGCATCGAGGCTCAACGCCGCGTACGCGATCCCCGCCGGAACCGTGCGCTGGGAGATCTGTGGGCGCTCCACGGCGACCGCGAGCGACGCCGAGCGCGATGCGATGGCGGCGCTCGTCGAGCGGGGGATGCGCGACGGCGCCGTCGGGCTGTCGACAGGGCTCGACTATGTGCCCGGAATCTTCGCCGATGCCGACGAGATTGCGGCGCTCACTATGCCGGTCGCCGAGGCCGGCGGTGTCTACATCAGCCACATGCGCGGCGGTTACGAGGCGAACTCTTCCGAAGGCATCGATGAGATCACCGCCATCGCAGCGGCAACGGGGGCACGCGTGCACGTCTCGCACTTTCACGCCGAGGCGCACGTCGTGCTTGCCCAGCTCGACGTGCTCGAAGCGGCGGGAGTCGACGCGACGTTCGACGCCTACCCGTACACGCGCGGCTGCACCCTCCTCGCGATGCCGCTGCTGCCACCGGAACTCTCGGCACAGCCTGTCGACGATGTCGTGCGGGTGATCGGCGACCCCGCCGAGCGCGCCCGGCTTCGCCGCGACTGGTTTCCCGAAGTCGACAGCAAGCCGAGCCTCGGGCCCGAGTGGCCGAGCATGATCACCCTCGCGCACGTTGCTGCGCCCGAATACGCGTGGACGCACGGCATGACAGTTCAGGATGCCGCTGCGGCGGCCGGTGTGGACGCCATCGATCTCGCTCTCGACGTGCTCACGGCATCCCGCCTGCAGGCAAACGCCGTCATGGCGGTGCGCTACGATCGCCCGGTCTCCGAGCTCGCGCAGATCTTCGCTCATCCCGGGCACATGGGCGGATCTGACGGCATCTTCATCGGAGCCCACCCTCACCCGCGTGCCCGAGGCACCTTCGCACGCTACCTGCGCGAGTGCGTGCGCGAGACGCAGACTTGGACGTGGCCCGAGGCAGTCTCTCACCTTTCTGCTGTGCCCGCCGAACGATTCGCGCTTGGCCGTCGCGGGCGCATCGCACCGAGTTGGATCGCCGACCTGATCGTCGTTGACCCGGACGTCGTCGGCGATTCGGCGACCTACGAGCATCCCCTGGGTGAAGCCGTCGGAATTGACGACGTGATCGTTGCCGGAGTGCCGGTGCTCGCGGGCGGCGAGTTGCAGCAGTTGCTCCCCGGTCGGGGTATTCGTCGTAGCGAGGTGCGCTAG